One stretch of Diorhabda carinulata isolate Delta chromosome 5, icDioCari1.1, whole genome shotgun sequence DNA includes these proteins:
- the LOC130893962 gene encoding solute carrier family 46 member 3-like isoform X1, whose protein sequence is MSNESETRVSLEEDKGFSMVLKHKIDKLRNIITVEPLVGFYQLGLFLTKPALDSLELEKACRISLGYNDTVCKAVIGGNHQQFSDENDSIQVVVSKMHMWQHVMQSIVPLLLIIFLGTYSDKYKWRRPFFIIPLVGHLIGNIGCMLCVLNMTTWPLEAQAVFQKVVPSICGSQVIVSMATTAYIADVSDVKSRTFRLGVTTIVINISVLLANSISGVVFTKIGYNGVLSVSSLMFILGIIYASLWIKEYQPTFEKNKLVHLFMNMFDPKNAMETITVIFKTKGKSKHLYAMLLFVMIYQSALEGENNLLYLYVQNVFHWTVVDYAYFSTANSAVSVFGNILGLCVFVKILGAGDLVILFMTVLTKLISEIIFGCAKSSVVFYIGTIAGIVTKLYKIIKRSYATKLVTREDTAKTQSLFSLSEAISPAVAVPLYNLIYVNTLHTFPAAAIFFSVFLYSICCCLVLWMYCSTKIENNNEFIEGEGRYKKTETEILHM, encoded by the exons ATGTCAAACGAATCAGAGACGAGAGTTTCTCTGGAAGAAGATAAAGGATTTTCGATGGTGTTAAAACACAAAATAGATAaactaagaaatataataacGGTGGAACCATTGGTAGGATTCTATCAATTAGGACTATTTTTAACGAAACCGGCATTGGATAGCTTAGAACTTGAAAAAGCTTGTAGGATAAGTTTAGGATATAATGATACAGTATGTAAAGCTGTTATTGGAGGTAACCATCAGCAGTTTTCAGACGAAAATGACAGCATTCAG GTTGTAGTGAGTAAAATGCATATGTGGCAACACGTAATGCAGAGTATAGTACCATTACTTCTTATCATTTTCCTTGGCACCTACAGTGACAAATACAAATGGAGAAGGCCGTTTTTCATAATACCTCTGGTAGGACATCTCATAGGTAACATAGGATGTATGTTGTGCGTCTTAAACATGACAACTTGGCCGCTAGAAGCTCAAGCTGTATTCCAGAAAGTAGTTCCTTCGATATGTGGATCTCAAGTAATAGTTTCGATGGCTACGACGGCTTATATAGCTGATGTGAGCGATGTTAAATCTAGAACATTCAGATTAGGAGTGACTACAATAGTAATAAATATCTCGGTACTTTTAGCTAATTCCATATCGGGTGTTGTTTTTACGAAAATCGGCTATAACGGTGTTTTATCAGTTTCATCGTTGATGTTCATTCTAGGTATTATATACGCTTCATTATGGATCAAAGAATATCAACCAACTTtcgagaaaaataaattagtacatttatttatgaatatgtTTGATCCTAAAAATGCCATGGAAACTATCACAGTCATTTTTAAAACGAAGGGGAAAAGTAAACACCTGTATGCGATGCTATTATTCGTCATGATTTATCAATCTGCTCTAGAAG GAGAAAATAACCTACTGTATCTTTACGTACAAAATGTGTTCCATTGGACTGTCGTAGATTATGCTTACTTTTCAACTGCAAATTCTGCAGTATCAGTATTCg GTAATATTTTAGGATTATGTGTGTTCGTGAAAATTCTAGGAGCTGGTGatcttgttattttatttatgacggtattaacgaaattaatttctgaaataatATTTGGTTGCGCCAAATCATCTGTTGTATTCTATATAG GTACTATAGCTGGTATAGTAacaaaattgtacaaaataataaaaagatcaTATGCGACAAAATTGGTAACGCGAGAAGATACCGCAAAAACCCAATCGCTATTTAGTCTTTCCGAAGCCATTTCCCCAGCTGTGGCTGTACCtctatataatttaatttatgttaaTACCTTACATACTTTTCCAGCTGCTGCCATATTCTTCAGCGTGTTTCTTTACAGCATTTGTTGTTGCCTAGTATT GTGGATGTACTGTTCaaccaaaatagaaaataataatgaatttattgaaggAGAAGGTCGATACAAGAAAACAGAAACGGAGATTCTTCATatgtga
- the LOC130893962 gene encoding proton-coupled folate transporter-like isoform X2, translating into MSNESETRVSLEEDKGFSMVLKHKIDKLRNIITVEPLVGFYQLGLFLTKPALDSLELEKACRISLGYNDTVCKAVIGGNHQQFSDENDSIQVVVSKMHMWQHVMQSIVPLLLIIFLGTYSDKYKWRRPFFIIPLVGHLIGNIGCMLCVLNMTTWPLEAQAVFQKVVPSICGSQVIVSMATTAYIADVSDVKSRTFRLGVTTIVINISVLLANSISGVVFTKIGYNGVLSVSSLMFILGIIYASLWIKEYQPTFEKNKLVHLFMNMFDPKNAMETITVIFKTKGKSKHLYAMLLFVMIYQSALEGENNLLYLYVQNVFHWTVVDYAYFSTANSAVSVFGNILGLCVFVKILGAGDLVILFMTVLTKLISEIIFGCAKSSVVFYIGTIAGIVTKLYKIIKRSYATKLVTREDTAKTQSLFSLSEAISPAVAVPLYNLIYVNTLHTFPAAAIFFSVFLYSICCCLVFYQWINNFIFRS; encoded by the exons ATGTCAAACGAATCAGAGACGAGAGTTTCTCTGGAAGAAGATAAAGGATTTTCGATGGTGTTAAAACACAAAATAGATAaactaagaaatataataacGGTGGAACCATTGGTAGGATTCTATCAATTAGGACTATTTTTAACGAAACCGGCATTGGATAGCTTAGAACTTGAAAAAGCTTGTAGGATAAGTTTAGGATATAATGATACAGTATGTAAAGCTGTTATTGGAGGTAACCATCAGCAGTTTTCAGACGAAAATGACAGCATTCAG GTTGTAGTGAGTAAAATGCATATGTGGCAACACGTAATGCAGAGTATAGTACCATTACTTCTTATCATTTTCCTTGGCACCTACAGTGACAAATACAAATGGAGAAGGCCGTTTTTCATAATACCTCTGGTAGGACATCTCATAGGTAACATAGGATGTATGTTGTGCGTCTTAAACATGACAACTTGGCCGCTAGAAGCTCAAGCTGTATTCCAGAAAGTAGTTCCTTCGATATGTGGATCTCAAGTAATAGTTTCGATGGCTACGACGGCTTATATAGCTGATGTGAGCGATGTTAAATCTAGAACATTCAGATTAGGAGTGACTACAATAGTAATAAATATCTCGGTACTTTTAGCTAATTCCATATCGGGTGTTGTTTTTACGAAAATCGGCTATAACGGTGTTTTATCAGTTTCATCGTTGATGTTCATTCTAGGTATTATATACGCTTCATTATGGATCAAAGAATATCAACCAACTTtcgagaaaaataaattagtacatttatttatgaatatgtTTGATCCTAAAAATGCCATGGAAACTATCACAGTCATTTTTAAAACGAAGGGGAAAAGTAAACACCTGTATGCGATGCTATTATTCGTCATGATTTATCAATCTGCTCTAGAAG GAGAAAATAACCTACTGTATCTTTACGTACAAAATGTGTTCCATTGGACTGTCGTAGATTATGCTTACTTTTCAACTGCAAATTCTGCAGTATCAGTATTCg GTAATATTTTAGGATTATGTGTGTTCGTGAAAATTCTAGGAGCTGGTGatcttgttattttatttatgacggtattaacgaaattaatttctgaaataatATTTGGTTGCGCCAAATCATCTGTTGTATTCTATATAG GTACTATAGCTGGTATAGTAacaaaattgtacaaaataataaaaagatcaTATGCGACAAAATTGGTAACGCGAGAAGATACCGCAAAAACCCAATCGCTATTTAGTCTTTCCGAAGCCATTTCCCCAGCTGTGGCTGTACCtctatataatttaatttatgttaaTACCTTACATACTTTTCCAGCTGCTGCCATATTCTTCAGCGTGTTTCTTTACAGCATTTGTTGTTGCCTAGTATT CTACCAGTggatcaataattttatttttagaagttAA
- the LOC130893964 gene encoding uncharacterized protein LOC130893964 gives MALGLHKNRNLYECLRRTITTNIFSLSSKNVHGKMLSIEVDSMDTFTTQLIQKKVDKWSALKSVTKKSYAIKIEEDSSPDKLQLSSDQINTLFKEFIDLNDNCKIFNLIQQCIALEICPSLSNLLYALSVCSQCGNVETIRRIQDLCKKTNPSVLEPHSYFKHYIAEAIWIKGNIHEALILLKEVYQHNTLLRRRVRLIWKNLIVDIVASRSKAVLISIINFAEYLAKEYKDYFPLACVWQICFLSEWYSDQCEALDLLSKHEELRKNVISRISYVVAISLQNHRTDVVYRLLETLLKYEMKTQYSGVLLSLLDYQMHQKDLRRCIEIIQWSVQNEVQLLPNHHEKFLKLFITSEEHKVLLKKFKPVTIPKTLTNYKF, from the exons ATGGCTCTAGGTTTACACAAGAATAGAAACTTATATGAATGCTTGAGACGAACAATTAcaactaatatttttagtttgaGTAGCAAGAATGTTCACGGTAAAATGTTATCTATAGAAGTTGATTCTATGGACACTTTCACTACTCAATTGATACAGAAAAAGGTAGACAAGTGGAGTGCCCTGAAATCCGTTACAAAAAAATCCTATGCTATTAAAATAGAAGAGGATTCCTCCCCCGACAAATTACAATTAAGTAGTGATCAAATTAATACATTATTCaaagaatttattgatttaaatgataattgtaaaatattcaatttaatacaACAATGTATAGCTTTGGAAATATGCCCATCTTTATCCAATCTTTTATATGCTTTATCAG TTTGCTCACAGTGTGGGAACGTTGAAACTATCAGAAGAATTCAAGATTTATGTAAGAAAACAAATCCCTCTGTTTTAGAACCGCATTCATATTTCAAGCACTACATAGCAGAAGCAATTTGGATTAAAGGGAACATTCATGAAGCTTTAATATTGCTTAAAGAAGTTTATCAACACAATACACTTCTAAGACGTAGAGTAagattaatttggaaaaacttgATAGTGGATATTGTAGCAAGTAGAAGCAAAGCAGTACTTATAAGCATAATAAATTTCGCAGAATATTTAGCCAAAGAATATAAAGATTATTTTCCTTTAGCTTGTGTTTGGCAAATATGTTTTCTAAGCGAGTGGTATTCAGATCAATGTGAAGCTCTTGATTTATTGAGCAAACATgaagaattgagaaaaaatgttATCAGTAGAATATCTTATGTAGTTGCAATATCATTACAAAATCATAGAACAGATGTGGTATATAGGTTGTTGGAAACACTTCTCAAGTATGAAATGAAAACACAGTATAGTGGTGTCTTATTATCTCTTCTGGATTATCAAA TGCATCAAAAAGATCTACGGAGATGCATTGAAATCATCCAATGGTCAGTACAGAATGAAGTCCAGTTACTTCCAAATCATCATGAGAAGTTTCTAAAATTGTTCATAACTAGTGAAGAACATAAAGTtctattgaagaaatttaaacCTGTCACTATACCAAAAACTTTAACAAACTACAAATTCTAG